From Acinetobacter lwoffii, a single genomic window includes:
- a CDS encoding NAD(P)H-dependent flavin oxidoreductase has protein sequence MSLLENLGIKHPIFLAPMAGVSTPELAAEVSNQGGLGSLGLGASSIEAAREQILKTQELTDCPFQVNFFCHESVPVDEAVAQAWIAQFKDKFAEYGAQAPDHLECIYPSFKDNDNFLNLVLETKPRAVSFHFGIPHPHQIQALKQAGILTMVSATNFAEAKAIEAAGIDIIIAQGIEAGGHRGIFSTKFDASVKTSNLVKLIKQHSSLPIVAAGGIMTGEQARQMMDFGADAVQLGTAFVQCKSSNANDAYRKALFSKPLTQVSASISGRPARGIINHWHIEVDTPDRLDVPAYPYTYDLAKQLHAAAAKHGDQGYGAFWAGSNVAQIREMEASDLINQLVLEMKHL, from the coding sequence ATGTCTTTATTAGAAAATCTCGGAATTAAACATCCTATTTTCTTGGCACCGATGGCAGGTGTCTCTACGCCCGAGCTTGCTGCCGAAGTGTCCAATCAGGGCGGCTTGGGTTCACTGGGTCTGGGGGCCAGCAGTATCGAGGCTGCACGAGAACAGATTTTAAAGACCCAGGAACTGACAGATTGCCCTTTTCAGGTTAATTTTTTCTGTCATGAGAGTGTACCTGTAGATGAGGCTGTAGCGCAGGCATGGATTGCACAATTTAAAGATAAATTTGCCGAATATGGCGCTCAGGCACCGGATCATTTGGAATGCATTTATCCGAGTTTTAAAGACAATGATAACTTCCTGAATCTGGTATTAGAAACCAAACCGCGAGCAGTCAGCTTTCATTTTGGGATTCCGCATCCGCATCAGATTCAAGCCTTAAAACAGGCCGGGATTCTGACCATGGTGTCTGCCACCAATTTTGCCGAAGCTAAAGCTATTGAAGCAGCCGGAATTGATATCATTATTGCGCAGGGTATTGAGGCTGGTGGCCATCGCGGGATTTTTAGCACCAAGTTTGATGCTTCAGTCAAAACCTCCAATCTGGTGAAGCTGATCAAACAGCATTCTTCCTTGCCGATTGTAGCGGCAGGCGGGATTATGACGGGTGAGCAAGCGCGTCAAATGATGGATTTCGGTGCAGATGCCGTGCAACTTGGGACTGCATTTGTGCAGTGTAAATCTTCTAATGCCAATGATGCCTATCGTAAAGCCTTATTTTCCAAGCCACTCACTCAGGTGAGTGCCAGTATTTCCGGTCGTCCTGCACGTGGCATTATTAACCACTGGCATATTGAAGTCGATACACCCGATCGGCTGGATGTTCCGGCTTATCCATATACTTATGATCTGGCCAAACAATTGCATGCTGCTGCCGCCAAACATGGGGATCAAGGGTATGGCGCATTCTGGGCAGGTTCAAATGTGGCGCAGATTCGTGAAATGGAAGCTTCCGATTTGATTAACCAGCTCGTACTGGAAATGAAGCATCTTTAA
- a CDS encoding putative DNA modification/repair radical SAM protein, with amino-acid sequence MSDRIREKLQILADAAKYDVSCSSSGSNRKNKDKGVGNTGNGICHSYTEDGRCVSLLKILFSNVCIFDCSYCVSRRSNDVQRAAFTVQEVVDLTMNFYRRNYIEGLFLSSGIFKSADHTMERMLQVVKKLRLEENFNGYIHLKTIPGASQEIITEAGLYVDRMSINLEMPTEAGLQKFAPEKTHAEVQKDLGIVRDRLIQLKDERKLIKSVPKFVPAGQTTQMVVGAHSETDQDIILMADQHYKEFKLKRVYFSGYIPINPEEKALPAIGSAPPLLRENRLYQSDWLMRFYGFAADEIVDEQHPNLELDIDPKLSWALRHPEAFPVDINRADYKMILRVPGIGVRSAQKIVQARRFGQIHIDQLKRMGVAYNRAQHFIRCADTPKFKKDQQSHQIRQQILMSGQSKYQQQLSPQLGLGF; translated from the coding sequence ATGTCTGATCGTATCCGTGAAAAACTGCAAATTTTAGCCGATGCTGCCAAGTATGATGTGTCTTGTTCATCTAGTGGTAGCAACCGTAAAAATAAAGACAAGGGTGTGGGCAATACCGGGAATGGCATCTGTCATAGTTATACCGAAGATGGCCGCTGTGTGTCCTTATTGAAAATTCTGTTCTCTAATGTCTGTATTTTTGACTGTTCCTATTGTGTTTCGCGCCGTTCCAATGACGTCCAGCGTGCTGCATTTACCGTGCAGGAAGTCGTGGATCTGACCATGAATTTTTATCGGCGTAATTATATTGAGGGTCTGTTTCTCAGTTCGGGGATTTTTAAATCGGCCGATCACACCATGGAACGGATGCTGCAGGTGGTCAAAAAACTTAGACTCGAAGAAAACTTTAATGGCTATATCCATCTGAAAACTATTCCGGGTGCATCACAGGAGATCATTACCGAAGCTGGACTGTATGTCGACCGTATGAGTATTAATCTGGAAATGCCGACGGAAGCGGGACTGCAAAAATTTGCGCCTGAAAAAACCCATGCTGAAGTACAAAAAGACTTAGGCATTGTGCGTGACCGGTTGATCCAGCTCAAAGATGAACGCAAGCTGATCAAGTCAGTCCCCAAGTTTGTACCTGCCGGACAAACTACACAGATGGTGGTGGGCGCGCATAGTGAAACCGATCAGGACATTATTTTGATGGCTGACCAGCATTACAAGGAATTCAAATTGAAAAGGGTGTATTTCTCTGGTTATATTCCGATTAACCCTGAAGAGAAAGCCTTACCCGCCATCGGCTCAGCACCACCATTATTAAGAGAAAATCGTCTGTATCAATCCGACTGGCTAATGCGTTTTTATGGCTTTGCTGCTGATGAAATTGTCGATGAGCAGCATCCGAATCTGGAGCTGGATATTGATCCCAAACTCAGTTGGGCCTTGCGTCATCCTGAAGCCTTTCCAGTCGATATTAACCGTGCCGACTATAAAATGATTCTACGGGTACCCGGTATAGGTGTACGTTCTGCCCAGAAAATTGTACAGGCCCGCCGTTTTGGACAGATTCATATTGACCAGCTAAAACGCATGGGCGTGGCTTATAACCGGGCGCAGCATTTTATCCGCTGTGCAGATACACCGAAATTTAAGAAAGATCAGCAGTCCCATCAGATTCGCCAGCAAATTTTGATGTCAGGACAATCCAAATATCAGCAGCAACTTTCACCTCAATTAGGATTGGGTTTCTAG
- a CDS encoding TIGR03915 family putative DNA repair protein produces MASYCFDGSMTGLLSCVFRAFEFKEFNVIVTANPQAQTGLFDEFIHVASNDQHGQRVWQGLKQKVSSSSLRAFYYTFLSEQEAAFQTLFDFAVYVFQNQRPVDKDYGHTAVIGMSQWAKQVGREKHRMEAFVRFKKAKDGLFLSLVRPDFNVLPIISRHFQERYQDQSWLIYDEQRNYGIYYDLRQMHQVEMNAEIIDPQIRIGHSQSFSIELDDQELLYDQLWKDYFNSVNIQARKNMKLHIQYVPKRYWRYMNEKLL; encoded by the coding sequence GTGGCAAGTTACTGTTTTGATGGCAGCATGACTGGTCTGCTCAGTTGTGTATTTCGTGCTTTCGAGTTTAAAGAATTTAACGTGATAGTGACGGCCAATCCTCAAGCACAAACAGGTTTATTTGATGAATTTATCCATGTGGCCTCTAATGATCAGCATGGGCAGCGGGTGTGGCAGGGATTAAAGCAGAAAGTATCTTCCAGCAGTTTGCGTGCTTTTTACTATACGTTTTTGTCAGAGCAGGAAGCAGCGTTCCAGACTCTTTTTGATTTTGCAGTCTATGTCTTTCAAAACCAGCGTCCAGTCGATAAAGATTATGGTCATACTGCGGTGATCGGCATGTCGCAATGGGCCAAGCAAGTGGGGCGGGAAAAGCATCGTATGGAGGCTTTTGTACGCTTTAAAAAAGCCAAAGATGGTTTGTTTCTGAGTCTGGTCAGACCGGATTTTAATGTCTTGCCGATTATTTCCCGACATTTTCAGGAGCGTTATCAGGATCAAAGCTGGCTGATTTATGACGAGCAGCGTAATTACGGTATTTATTATGATTTAAGGCAGATGCATCAGGTCGAGATGAACGCTGAAATAATCGATCCACAAATCCGGATTGGTCATAGTCAATCATTCAGTATTGAACTGGATGATCAAGAGCTGCTATATGATCAGCTCTGGAAAGACTATTTTAACAGTGTGAATATTCAGGCGCGTAAGAACATGAAATTGCATATTCAATATGTGCCAAAGCGCTACTGGCGTTATATGAATGAGAAATTACTTTAA
- a CDS encoding YeeE/YedE family protein — translation MSVIVAASQRSNISVWAAFILLILGTIGAYQIVGLNQALLFLVGGALGMTLYHASFGFTSSWRVFIKERRGRGLCAQMIMLALAVLLFFPALGAGELFGNPVKGNVNPVSMSVMIGAFIFGIGMQLGGGCASGTLYTVGGGSARMLITLLFFCVGSMIATSHLDWWFALPHLEPISLVESLGVLPGLLLSFIIFAIIAAATVYFEKKRHGSLEIEPSSEHQGWKRFIRGPWPLIWGGIILTLLNFATLALAGRPWGVTSALAVWGAKGAMLVGVDVASWDYWQQAGNAKALANSLWYDITSMMNFGIMLGALLAASLAGKFAPNFNIPKRSLIAAVVGGLMLGYGARLAYGCNIGAYFSGIASGSLHGWLWLVFAFIGNGIGVKLRPIFFPDEKPQPEKLTGC, via the coding sequence ATGTCAGTCATTGTTGCTGCTTCCCAACGGTCGAATATTTCGGTCTGGGCAGCTTTTATCTTGCTTATCCTAGGTACAATCGGTGCCTATCAAATCGTAGGCTTAAATCAAGCCCTATTATTTTTGGTTGGTGGTGCACTGGGCATGACCCTGTACCATGCTTCATTTGGTTTTACTTCGAGCTGGCGTGTCTTTATCAAGGAACGTCGCGGTCGTGGTTTATGCGCACAAATGATTATGCTTGCTCTGGCCGTCCTGCTGTTTTTCCCGGCTTTAGGTGCAGGTGAATTGTTCGGCAACCCAGTCAAAGGCAATGTTAACCCCGTTTCCATGTCAGTCATGATTGGTGCCTTTATTTTCGGTATTGGTATGCAGCTCGGTGGCGGTTGTGCATCAGGTACGCTATATACCGTGGGTGGCGGTAGTGCACGTATGTTGATAACGCTGCTGTTTTTCTGTGTGGGTTCAATGATTGCGACCTCGCATCTTGACTGGTGGTTTGCCCTGCCTCATCTGGAGCCTATTTCACTGGTAGAAAGTTTAGGCGTCCTCCCTGGATTGCTGTTGAGCTTTATCATTTTTGCCATCATTGCTGCGGCAACTGTCTATTTCGAAAAGAAACGTCATGGCAGCTTGGAAATTGAGCCAAGCAGTGAACATCAGGGCTGGAAGCGCTTTATCCGTGGTCCATGGCCTTTGATTTGGGGCGGGATTATTCTGACCTTACTCAACTTTGCCACTTTGGCATTGGCGGGTCGTCCTTGGGGCGTGACCTCTGCGCTGGCAGTTTGGGGTGCCAAAGGTGCTATGCTTGTGGGTGTTGATGTAGCTTCTTGGGATTATTGGCAACAGGCGGGTAATGCAAAAGCGCTAGCCAACTCACTCTGGTATGACATTACCTCAATGATGAACTTCGGTATCATGCTGGGTGCTTTATTGGCAGCTAGCTTGGCAGGTAAATTTGCGCCGAATTTTAATATTCCAAAGCGCTCACTGATTGCTGCTGTTGTAGGTGGCTTAATGCTGGGCTACGGCGCACGCTTGGCCTACGGATGTAATATTGGTGCTTATTTCAGTGGGATCGCGTCTGGTAGTCTGCATGGCTGGTTGTGGCTGGTGTTTGCATTTATTGGCAATGGCATTGGGGTAAAACTTCGTCCAATCTTCTTCCCGGATGAAAAACCGCAGCCTGAAAAACTGACCGGTTGCTAA
- the metK gene encoding methionine adenosyltransferase yields MREYAVFTSESVSEGHPDKMADQISDAILDAILKEDPYARVACETLVKTGAVVLAGEITTTANVDFEAIVRHTVNGIGYHHSDLGFDGSTCAVINMIGKQSPEIAQGVDRQKPEDQGAGDQGLMFGYASRETDVLMPAPISYAHRLMEKQAELRRNGTLPWLRPDAKSQVTFAYENGVPVRLDAVVLSTQHDPEITQANLKEAVIEEIVKKIIPADMFHAETKFHINPTGMFVIGGPVGDCGLTGRKIIVDTYGGMARHGGGAFSGKDPSKVDRSAAYAGRYVAKNIVAAGLADKCEIQVSYAIGVAEPTSISINTFNTAKVSEELIIALVREHFDLRPYGITRMLDLIQPMYKQTAAYGHFGREGSDTAFTWEKTDKVEALKASAGL; encoded by the coding sequence ATGCGCGAGTACGCTGTATTTACTTCGGAATCTGTAAGCGAAGGCCATCCAGATAAAATGGCTGACCAAATCAGTGACGCTATTTTGGATGCAATCTTAAAAGAAGACCCATATGCACGGGTTGCTTGTGAAACGCTTGTAAAAACAGGTGCGGTTGTACTTGCCGGTGAAATCACAACGACAGCAAATGTTGATTTTGAGGCAATTGTACGTCATACCGTAAACGGAATTGGTTATCACCATTCTGATCTTGGTTTTGATGGTTCGACCTGTGCCGTGATCAATATGATTGGTAAACAGTCACCTGAAATTGCTCAGGGTGTCGACCGCCAGAAACCTGAAGATCAGGGTGCCGGTGACCAGGGCTTGATGTTCGGTTATGCAAGCCGCGAAACTGATGTATTAATGCCTGCGCCGATTTCATATGCGCATCGTTTAATGGAAAAGCAGGCTGAATTACGCCGTAATGGCACCTTGCCATGGTTACGCCCAGATGCAAAAAGCCAGGTAACTTTTGCTTATGAAAATGGCGTACCAGTTCGTTTAGATGCAGTCGTTCTTTCGACTCAACATGATCCTGAAATCACTCAAGCAAACCTGAAAGAAGCTGTGATTGAAGAAATCGTGAAGAAAATCATTCCTGCTGACATGTTCCATGCAGAGACCAAATTCCACATCAACCCAACGGGTATGTTTGTGATCGGTGGTCCTGTGGGTGACTGTGGTTTGACTGGACGTAAAATTATCGTAGATACCTACGGTGGTATGGCACGTCACGGCGGTGGTGCTTTCTCTGGTAAAGATCCATCTAAAGTTGACCGCTCTGCTGCATATGCAGGTCGTTATGTAGCGAAAAACATCGTTGCTGCTGGCCTGGCTGACAAGTGTGAAATTCAGGTGTCTTACGCGATTGGTGTTGCTGAGCCAACTTCAATTTCAATCAATACCTTCAATACTGCAAAAGTCTCTGAAGAATTGATTATTGCACTGGTTCGTGAACATTTCGACTTACGTCCATATGGCATTACCCGTATGCTTGACCTGATCCAACCGATGTATAAGCAAACTGCTGCTTATGGTCACTTCGGTCGTGAAGGTTCAGATACTGCATTTACCTGGGAAAAAACTGACAAAGTGGAAGCGCTTAAAGCGTCTGCTGGTCTATAA
- a CDS encoding prepilin-type N-terminal cleavage/methylation domain-containing protein yields MYQKAFTLIEALIVLIIIAILVTMAFMSYQAYVVRNQLTEVFEQAGAYRTQFIASDQHCDAGRQIGGHGQYIEKVIINAACRIEFKIREQGVDMAIRGKSVAFDVHSGKCYSTDIQQRYLPKDCQGH; encoded by the coding sequence ATGTATCAAAAGGCATTTACCCTGATTGAAGCGCTGATCGTGCTTATCATCATCGCGATTTTAGTGACGATGGCTTTTATGAGCTATCAAGCTTATGTCGTGCGGAATCAACTAACAGAAGTGTTTGAACAAGCTGGAGCATATCGAACCCAGTTTATTGCTTCGGATCAGCACTGTGATGCCGGACGCCAGATTGGTGGGCATGGTCAATATATCGAAAAAGTCATTATTAATGCCGCTTGCCGGATAGAGTTCAAGATACGAGAGCAGGGAGTCGATATGGCCATTCGCGGGAAATCGGTTGCTTTTGATGTTCATAGTGGCAAATGTTATTCCACTGATATTCAGCAGCGCTATTTGCCTAAAGACTGTCAGGGACATTAA